CGAACTATAAAACGAAAACCGGGCCACCTTAGACCACAAAAAAAGCGTTCGGCACTGCCGAACGCTTTTTTTGTGGTTGCCGGAGAGGCTACGCCTTGCCGGGCTTCTTGCCCTGGGCCTCGCGCTCCTGGGCGGTTTTCATGGCCTCGGCTAGCCGGGCTTGGAAACCACCGGGCTTCTTGTCTTTGTTCTTCACCTTGTTGGCTTCGAGCTGAGCGCGAATCTTGGTGTCATCCACAAACGAGCGCGTGAGCGCCTGCTGGGCCAGGGTTACGACGTTGGAAACTAAGTAGTACCAGGTTAGGCCCGAGGCGAAGCTGTTCAGCACGAAGAAGAACACCAGCGGCATGAGGTAGCTGTAGAACTTCATCGGGCCCTGCATGGCGGCCGTGTTCATCTGGTTGCTCTGGTAGGTCATAAAGAGCGTCGAGATGGTCATCAGCACCGTGAACAGGCTGATGTGGTTGCCTAAGTACGGTAGCGTGAAGGGCAGCAGAATCGGGTTGTCGTAGGTGCTCAGGTCGTGGGCCCACAGGAAAGGCTGCTGGCGCAGCTCAATCGCGTTGGGGAAGAACTGGAACATGGCGAACAGAATCGGTAGCGTGAGCAGCGTGGGCACGCAGCCGCTGAGCGGCGACACCCCAAACTGCGTGTACAGCTTCATGGTCTCCTGCTGGCTCTTCACCTGGTCATCCGGGAACTTGGCCTTAATCTCGTCGAGCTCCGGCTTCAGCACTTTCATGCGGGCTTGGCTCTCGTAGGTTTTATAGGTCAACGGCCACGTTACAAGCTTGATAAGCACCACCAGCAGTAGGATGATTACGCCGTAGGAACTGATGTATTGCTCCAGGAAGTGGAACACCGGCAGCACCACAAAGCGGTTTACCCAGCGGAACAGGCCCCAGCCCAGGTACACGTTGCGGTCAAAATTTGGCGCTACGTCCTTCAGCAAATTGAACTGGTTGGGGCCGAAAAAGAAGCGGTACTGGCCGCCGGCCGCGCTCGTCACGTCGGCCGCGGGCAGGGCTAGCGAGGTGCTCAGCGTCTTGATAAACGTGGAGTCGGCCAGGTTCACCGTCGAGTTGAAAGTGCCGCTGGCAAAAGGCTGCGAATCGGCGATGAAGCCGGCCACGAAGAAGTCGTGCTTGTCGGCCGACCACTTGATAGGCGCCGTGATTTTCATTTCCTCGGGCTTCTCGCTAGCCTCGGCCAAGCTGCCCGGGTCGTCGCTGGCCAGGTAGTGGTTGATTGTCGAGTGGTTGCGGTTCTGCTTGAGGTCCTGCTCGGTCTGGCGCACGTTGTCCACGAAGCTGAACGTGAGCGGCTGCGTGGTGGCCACGCCACTGAGCTTGAGGTTATACTTCACCTCGTAGCCCGCCTTAGGCAGCGTGTAGGTCTGCGTCACGGTGCCGCCGCCCACCGGCGCGGTGAAGGCTAGCTGCTGGCCGCCATCGGCCGTGGCCGTGGGCGCGCCGGCCTGAAAATTGAGGCTGGCGAAGTCCACCGTTTGGCCACCGGTGGTGGTCAGCTTGGTGTTGTAGCGGGCGCTTTGGGCGTCAAACAAGTCGAGCGGCTTGCCGAAGAACGTCTTGTACTTGTTGAGGCGCACGGCCTGCACGCGGCCGCCCTGGGTCGAGAAGGTGAGCGTCAGCTCGGGGTTTTTGAGCTCGATGCTGCGCGCCGGGCCAGCGGCCGAGTCGAGCTTGGCCTCGGGGCTAGCGCGGGGGCGGGGCCGGCGGGCTTAGTCGTGGTGGCGGTGGTAGGGGCCTGGGCCTTGTTTTTCTCGGGTGCCACCTTGGGCGAGAAGAAAAACAGGTACACCAGGAGCAAGGCCGAAATTAGAAAAAGGCCAGTCGCTTGATTGCGGTCCATTTATAGTAAAAAAAATTCGAAAGGCAAAGGTACGGCGGGGCGGGGCAGGGGCGCCTAACAAAAAAGAACGTCCTGCCAAGCGCCGTAAAGCAGCTCGTTCGAAGCAGTAGGATTGCTATACCCTAGCGGCGCGAGCGAGCTGCTTTGCAGGCTTAGTATGACGTTCTATCGAAGTTTTTACTTGCGTATTACAGCCCTTTCTTGCGCTGAATAGCGGCCTTCACAAAGCGCACGAACAGCGGGTGCGGGGTTTCGACGGTGCTCTTGAGCTCGGGGTGAAACTGGCCGGCCACAAACCACGGGTGCACCGTCTTGGGCAGCTCGATTACTTCTACCAGTCCGGTTTCGGGGTTGGTGCCCGAGAGGTGCAGGCCCGCGTCTTCAAACTGCTGGGCGTAGGCGCCATTAAATTCGTAGCGGTGGCGGTGGCGCTCGCTGATAATGTTGCGGCCGTAGGCTTTGGCCGCCCGCGAGCCGCGCTTAAGCTCGCAGGTGTAGGCGCCGAGGCGCATGGTGCCGCCCTTCTGGGTGATGTCTTTCTGGTCGGCCATGAGGGCAATTACCGGGTCGGACGTGAGCGGATTCATCTCGGTCGAATTGGCCTCGGGCAGGCCCAGCACGTGGCGGGCGTACTCCACCACCGCCACCTGCATACCCAGGCAAATGCCGAAGAATGGAATCCCGTTTTCGCGCACGTAGCGCACGGCGGCCACCTTGCCCTCGAAGCCGCGTTCGCCAAAGCCGGGCGCTACCAGCACGGCGTCCACGCCTTCGAGCTGCTGCACCGCGTTTTCGGGCGTCAGAAACTCGCTCTGAATGGTGCGCACCCGCACCTTGCACTCATTGAAGGCGCCGGCGTGGATAAATGCTTCAATGATAGACTTATACGCATCGGGTAGCTCCACGTACTTGCCTACCAGCGCAATGGTCACCTCTTCGGTCGGGTTCTTGAGGCGACCCAAAAACTCCTTCCACTCTTCCAGGTCGGGGGTGTGGCCGCCTTGCAGGCGCAGCTTGGCAATAACGCGGGCATCGAGCTCTTCCTTGAGCATGAGCAGCGGCACCGAGTAGATACTGTCGGCGTCGAGGCTCTCGATAACGGAATTGATTTTGACGTTGCAAAACAGCGCAATCTTGCGCCGCATCTCGGCCGGAATCGGGTGCTCGGAGCGGCACACCAGGATGTCGGGCTGCAGGCCCGCCTCGCGCAGGTCGCGCACCGAGTGCTGGGTGGGCTTGGTTTTCAGTTCGCCGGCCGCCGCCAGGTAGGGCAGCAGCGTGAGGTGAATCACGAGCGAGTCGTGGGGCGGCAGCTCCCAGCGCAGCTGGCGCACGGCCTCCACGAAGGGCAGGCTCTCAATGTCGCCGATGCAGCCCCCGATTTCGGTAATTACTACGTCAAATTCGCCGCCCTGGCCCAGCAGCAGCATCCGGCGCTTTATCTCGTCGGTGATGTGGGGCACTACCTGCACGGTCTTACCCAAGAAAGCCCCTTCGCGCTCGCGCCGAATCACGGTGTCGTAGATGCGGCCGGTGGTCACGTTGTTGGCCTGCGAGGTGGGCGTATTCAGGAAGCGCTCGTAGTGGCCCAGGTCGAGGTCGGTTTCGGCCCCGTCGTCGGTCACGTAGCACTCGCCATGCTCGTAGGGGTTGAGCGTGCCCGGGTCGATGTTGATATAAGGGTCGAACTTCTGGATAGTGACTCGAAAGCCTCTGGCTTGCAAGAGCTTAGCCAGGGAGGCGGAAATAATTCCTTTTCCGAGTGAGGAAGTGACGCCGCCGGTGACGAAGATATACTTCGCGGCCGACGCTGTGGGGGAGGGGGTGGAGCGTTCAGGCATGACGGGGGACAAAGTTACGGCGTAGCACCCCGGCAGCGGCTATGCCTGGCTAGCGGAGCCCCGGCCAGCCGGGCTATTTTTGCCTTACCCGCCCTGGTGCCAAGGCTAGCCGGGGTAAGGCAACCCCATGAAAAAACACGCTGCAAAAGTGCCCCGCCCTGGCTGCTGGCTAGCCTGCCACACGCTGCTGGGCAGCCTGCTGGTGCTGCTGGCCAGCGGCCTGGCGCACGGCCAGGCCGCTGCTACCGTGCTGCGCAAGGACCTGAAAAAAGATTTTGGGGCCGTGGGCGACGGCCGCACCAACGACCACGCGGCCTTCCGCAAGGCGGCCGATTTTTTTAATCAGCGGGCGCAAACGCCGGCCGGCGCTGGCCGCGCCGTGCTCACCATTCCGAAGGGCACCTACCTGGTGGGCCAGCCGGAGGCTGCGGGCCAACGCACCGACCTGCTGCACTTCGTCAATTGCCGCAACCTGTCGATTGAGGGGGCCGATAGCGCTACCACCGAGATTCGGTATGCCGATAGCCTGCGCTACGGGGCGTTTGACCCAATTACCAAAAAGCCCTACGAGGCCCCCACGGCCTATTTTGTTGACGCCAGCTATGCGGCTAGCCTCGGCTCGTTTCTGGTGCTGCAGGGCTGCGACAATGTGGAAGTAACCAGCTTGGCTGTGAATGGCAATAGCGGCAAGCTGCGGGTGGGCGGGCACTGGGGCGACACGGGTATTCAGCTCGGGGCCGACGGCGTGTTTATCAACGGCTCGCGCCATATTACCCTGCGCCGGCTAGCCCTGCACCACTTCGGCCGCGATGGCATTCAGGTGCTCAACCACCTGGCCACGAGCCTGGATAGCCCGGCGCTGGAAGACATTCTGCTCGAAAACTCTACCTTCGACTACAACGGCCGCCAGGGCCTGTCGCTGACAAGCGTCAACGGTTTTCGGGCCGTTAACTGCAGCTTTAGCCATACCGGCCGGGTGCCGATTCCGGCCCTGGGCCGCCCGCTCTACTCTAATCCCGGTGCGGGCGTCGATGTGGAGCCCGAAGGCGGCTACGTGACCAATGTGCGCCTCGAGCGCTGCCGCCTGGTCGATAATGCCGGCCAAGGGCTCGTGTCGGACCGCTACGGCGATGGCCCCCCCACTGCCAAGCATATCGTGCTAAGCAACTGCCTTTTGTGGGGCCTCACCAACTGGTCGGTCTGGGTGCGGCAAACGGATTTTTTGTTTCAAAACTGCCGCATTTACGGCGCGTTCATAACCGGCTGTGGCCTTGCGGCTTACCCTACCCGGTTTGTGGGCTGCACCTTCGAGGACCGGCCCTACCGCGGCCAGCCCGCCTACGGGCAGTTTCTGCTCTTCTCGCTGCAGGAAGCGCGGGCCATGAGCTTCACCAATTGCCGCTTTGTGGGCACGCGCCACAACCTGCTGCTGGCCGTGCCGGCCGCGCCCGACTCGGCCAGCCGGTTTCAGTTGCGCAACTGCACCTTTGAGCTCAGCAGGGCCGACCCACCGCTCGGGGCCCCCGACCTGCTAGCCGGGGCAGTATTGGCGGGCGAAATCACGTTTACAAACAATGCGCCCCGCGCCGAAGCGCCCCCGAGAACTATTACCCTTGGCACGGCCGGCCTGGCCACCTCGGTAGTCCTCCAGGCTGGTAGCCGGCTGCGGCTAGGGGCGGGCGGCAGCCGCTACGTGCTGCCAGCCGGGCTCCAAAGCCGGCCTGGGGCCAGTATTGTGGTTGAAGCAGCTAATGAACTGGTCCTGGCAGCGCAGGCTGGCCAGACGCCTACG
The genomic region above belongs to Hymenobacter sp. BRD128 and contains:
- the yidC gene encoding membrane protein insertase YidC, producing the protein MELKNPELTLTFSTQGGRVQAVRLNKYKTFFGKPLDLFDAQSARYNTKLTTTGGQTVDFASLNFQAGAPTATADGGQQLAFTAPVGGGTVTQTYTLPKAGYEVKYNLKLSGVATTQPLTFSFVDNVRQTEQDLKQNRNHSTINHYLASDDPGSLAEASEKPEEMKITAPIKWSADKHDFFVAGFIADSQPFASGTFNSTVNLADSTFIKTLSTSLALPAADVTSAAGGQYRFFFGPNQFNLLKDVAPNFDRNVYLGWGLFRWVNRFVVLPVFHFLEQYISSYGVIILLLVVLIKLVTWPLTYKTYESQARMKVLKPELDEIKAKFPDDQVKSQQETMKLYTQFGVSPLSGCVPTLLTLPILFAMFQFFPNAIELRQQPFLWAHDLSTYDNPILLPFTLPYLGNHISLFTVLMTISTLFMTYQSNQMNTAAMQGPMKFYSYLMPLVFFFVLNSFASGLTWYYLVSNVVTLAQQALTRSFVDDTKIRAQLEANKVKNKDKKPGGFQARLAEAMKTAQEREAQGKKPGKA
- a CDS encoding CTP synthase — its product is MPERSTPSPTASAAKYIFVTGGVTSSLGKGIISASLAKLLQARGFRVTIQKFDPYINIDPGTLNPYEHGECYVTDDGAETDLDLGHYERFLNTPTSQANNVTTGRIYDTVIRREREGAFLGKTVQVVPHITDEIKRRMLLLGQGGEFDVVITEIGGCIGDIESLPFVEAVRQLRWELPPHDSLVIHLTLLPYLAAAGELKTKPTQHSVRDLREAGLQPDILVCRSEHPIPAEMRRKIALFCNVKINSVIESLDADSIYSVPLLMLKEELDARVIAKLRLQGGHTPDLEEWKEFLGRLKNPTEEVTIALVGKYVELPDAYKSIIEAFIHAGAFNECKVRVRTIQSEFLTPENAVQQLEGVDAVLVAPGFGERGFEGKVAAVRYVRENGIPFFGICLGMQVAVVEYARHVLGLPEANSTEMNPLTSDPVIALMADQKDITQKGGTMRLGAYTCELKRGSRAAKAYGRNIISERHRHRYEFNGAYAQQFEDAGLHLSGTNPETGLVEVIELPKTVHPWFVAGQFHPELKSTVETPHPLFVRFVKAAIQRKKGL
- a CDS encoding right-handed parallel beta-helix repeat-containing protein produces the protein MKKHAAKVPRPGCWLACHTLLGSLLVLLASGLAHGQAAATVLRKDLKKDFGAVGDGRTNDHAAFRKAADFFNQRAQTPAGAGRAVLTIPKGTYLVGQPEAAGQRTDLLHFVNCRNLSIEGADSATTEIRYADSLRYGAFDPITKKPYEAPTAYFVDASYAASLGSFLVLQGCDNVEVTSLAVNGNSGKLRVGGHWGDTGIQLGADGVFINGSRHITLRRLALHHFGRDGIQVLNHLATSLDSPALEDILLENSTFDYNGRQGLSLTSVNGFRAVNCSFSHTGRVPIPALGRPLYSNPGAGVDVEPEGGYVTNVRLERCRLVDNAGQGLVSDRYGDGPPTAKHIVLSNCLLWGLTNWSVWVRQTDFLFQNCRIYGAFITGCGLAAYPTRFVGCTFEDRPYRGQPAYGQFLLFSLQEARAMSFTNCRFVGTRHNLLLAVPAAPDSASRFQLRNCTFELSRADPPLGAPDLLAGAVLAGEITFTNNAPRAEAPPRTITLGTAGLATSVVLQAGSRLRLGAGGSRYVLPAGLQSRPGASIVVEAANELVLAAQAGQTPTLYIGPGSRIVVRKGGLLELQPHTRLVLAGELVVEEGARFYQDPLAQTQLVGRGRLRVAANASRQRPN